A single region of the Scyliorhinus torazame isolate Kashiwa2021f chromosome 30, sScyTor2.1, whole genome shotgun sequence genome encodes:
- the LOC140404383 gene encoding sorbitol dehydrogenase-like, producing MSENLSLVVHGPGDIKLEKRPIPEPCPGEVLLKIHSVGICGSDVHYWQHGRIGDFIVKKPMVLGHEAAGTVHKLGEGVEHLKVGDRVSIEPGVPRENCEFSKIGRYNLSPTIFFCATPPDDGTLCRYYVHNASYCFKLPECVSYEEGAMIEPLSVGIHACRRGGVHMGQKVLIFGAGTIGLMNLLVAKSMGASPIVVVDMVQERLDMAKCMGASCVCKMEKNTCPREMASKVKTALCGMPDVTIECTGAEQCVQSGIYATKSGGVLVLIGLGNTNTTAPLIAVTTRELDVRGIFRYCNTWPTAINMLASQMVDVKPMITHRFPLDQAIEAFELVKKGTALKVIVQCEEPEKKEDPQANALEQCQQQCQQLLQQCQQQCQQMQKDQKEHCGRIGGGRS from the exons AGGTCCTGCTGAAGATTCATTCGGTCGGCATCTGTGGCTCTGATGTGCATTACTGGCAACATGGAAGAATCGGCGATTTTATTGTCAAGAAACCAATGGTTTTGGGGCATGAAGCTGCCGGGACTGTGCATAAATTGGGGGAAGGAGTCGAGCACCTGAAAGTAG GTGACAGAGTTTCTATCGAGCCGGGTGTCCCGAGAGAGAACTGCGAATTTAGCAAAATTGGACGCTACAATCTATCCCCGACAATTTTCTTCTGTGCTACTCCTCCTGACGATGGAACTCTTTGTCGTTACTACGTCCACAATGCCAGCTACTGTTTCAA GCTTCCTGAGTGTGTGAGCTACGAGGAAGGAGCGATGATTGAGCCTCTTTCTGTTGGGATACATGCCTGTCGTAGGGGTGGAGTCCACATGGGCCAAAAGGTGCTCATTTTTGGGGCAG GGACAATCGGGCTCATGAATCTGCTTGTTGCCAAGTCTATGGGAGCCAGCCCAATTGTGGTTGTTG ATATGGTGCAAGAACGTTTGGACATGGCAAAATGCATGGGTGCCTCTTGCGTTTGTAAAATGGAAAAAAACACGTGTCCTCGAGAGATGGCATCGAAAGTGAAGACTGCCCTCTGCGGTATGCCAGACGTAACAATTGAATGCACAGGGGCGGAGCAGTGTGTCCAGTCTGGTATCTAT GCTACCAAGTCTGGCGGAGTTTTGGTTCTGATAGGATTGGGTAACACGAATACCACCGCCCCCCTGATAGCTGTCACAACCCGAGAGCTGGACGTCCGTGGGATTTTCCGATACTGTAACAC ATGGCCCACGGCAATTAACATGTTGGCTTCACAGATGGTAGACGTGAAACCTATGATCACACATCGCTTCCCCCTGGACCAGGCCATTGAAGCATTCGAGCTGGTGAAGAAAGGTACAGCGCTCAAGGTGATAGTGCAGTGCGAGGAGCCAGAGAAAAAAGAAGATCCTCAGGCAAATGCACTCGAACAGTGCCAGCAGCAGTGCCAACAGTTGCTGCAACAGTGCCAGCAACAGTGCCAACAGATGCAGAAAGACCAGAAGGAACACTGCGGGCGTATCGGTGGCGGTCGCTCCTGA